A stretch of Thermodesulfobacteriota bacterium DNA encodes these proteins:
- a CDS encoding GGDEF domain-containing protein, whose amino-acid sequence MTRDACVFSCTDRLCEAMDRAGVPPDPVWRSLILYLRSVGDLDYLSPQQRRDLQGLLLAAIHDRDFSAHRLDETLRRHEQIFTAPYRERLEQAVQESARMLREFLAMMACRRGDVQGLGERVVSAVAVEQDPVRLVAGMRQAFAEVVAIMDQDLAKLTRLSQTDALTGLHNRRAFDDFLARAMTAATQNNSSVALLFLDIDHFKGFNDRFGHRVGDQALVTVAKIMRQGGEAFYARYGGEEFAVVLPGAGLAAALEHAEALRRRIAGYELVIRDSRGAIVQKGIAITASIGVATWSAATGLEAGELVEAADRALYAAKAGGRNRVVGPDAAS is encoded by the coding sequence ATGACGCGGGACGCCTGTGTCTTTTCCTGCACCGATCGCTTGTGTGAGGCCATGGACCGGGCCGGGGTGCCTCCGGATCCGGTGTGGCGCAGTCTCATCCTCTACCTGCGCAGCGTTGGCGATCTCGACTATCTGAGCCCGCAGCAGAGGCGAGATCTGCAGGGACTCCTGCTGGCGGCGATCCACGATCGGGACTTCTCGGCCCACCGTCTGGACGAGACCCTGCGGCGGCACGAGCAGATCTTCACCGCCCCCTACCGGGAGCGGCTGGAGCAGGCCGTGCAGGAGTCGGCGCGCATGCTCCGGGAGTTTCTGGCCATGATGGCCTGCCGCCGGGGAGATGTCCAGGGGCTGGGTGAGCGGGTCGTCTCGGCGGTGGCGGTGGAGCAGGACCCGGTGCGTCTGGTGGCGGGCATGCGCCAGGCCTTCGCCGAGGTGGTGGCGATCATGGACCAGGACCTGGCGAAGCTGACCCGTCTCAGCCAGACCGATGCCTTGACCGGCCTCCACAACCGGCGGGCCTTCGACGACTTTCTGGCCCGGGCCATGACCGCAGCGACCCAGAACAACAGCTCTGTGGCCCTGCTCTTCCTGGACATCGACCACTTCAAGGGCTTCAACGACCGGTTCGGGCACCGGGTCGGCGACCAGGCCCTGGTCACTGTCGCCAAGATCATGCGGCAGGGGGGCGAGGCCTTCTATGCCCGATACGGGGGGGAGGAGTTCGCGGTGGTCCTTCCCGGCGCCGGCTTGGCGGCCGCCCTGGAGCACGCCGAAGCCCTGCGCCGCCGCATCGCCGGATACGAGCTGGTGATCCGGGACAGCCGCGGGGCCATTGTGCAGAAGGGGATCGCCATCACCGCCAGCATCGGGGTGGCGACCTGGTCCGCGGCCACCGGCCTGGAGGCGGGGGAGCTGGTGGAGGCGGCGGACCGGGCCCTCTATGCCGCCAAGGCCGGCGGCCGCAACCGGGTTGTCGGTCCGGACGCCGCCTCGTAG
- a CDS encoding arginyltransferase, giving the protein MNDSPAMPGPRRSGPGLVAELDRCLASSRAACPYRQSHTALYRQARFTRLSPVLFDRFLDWGFRRNGNVLYTMGCPDCTACIPIRLRPPTLQLDRSQRRAWRKNQDLTVEMGPLAIRAESLDLLDRFLASRYPESRAPDYYPHFFLNTITDSIEIRYRLRDRLLAVSIVDCGASALSAVYFFFDPAAGRRSLGTFNILYLADLCRRHALDSLYLGYWIEACQAMAYKARFRPHELRLGDGWQEGILPGSTARPVAHPLVA; this is encoded by the coding sequence GTGAACGACTCCCCCGCCATGCCCGGCCCCAGGAGGAGCGGGCCCGGCCTGGTCGCCGAACTGGACCGCTGCCTGGCCAGCTCCCGGGCGGCTTGCCCCTACCGCCAGTCCCACACCGCGCTCTACCGCCAGGCCCGCTTCACCCGGCTGTCGCCGGTTCTGTTCGACCGCTTCCTGGACTGGGGCTTCCGCCGCAACGGCAACGTCTTGTACACCATGGGCTGCCCGGACTGCACGGCCTGCATCCCGATCCGCCTCCGTCCACCCACCCTCCAGCTCGACCGCAGCCAGCGCCGGGCCTGGCGCAAGAACCAGGACCTGACCGTGGAGATGGGCCCGCTGGCCATCCGGGCCGAAAGCCTGGATCTTCTCGACCGCTTCCTGGCCAGCCGCTATCCGGAGAGCCGGGCCCCCGACTACTACCCCCACTTCTTCCTGAACACCATCACCGACAGCATCGAGATCCGCTACCGCCTCCGGGACCGCCTGCTGGCGGTCAGCATCGTCGACTGCGGTGCCTCTGCCCTGTCGGCGGTCTACTTCTTCTTCGACCCGGCCGCCGGCCGGCGCAGCCTGGGCACCTTCAACATCCTCTATCTGGCCGATCTGTGCCGCCGCCACGCCCTGGACTCCCTCTACCTGGGCTACTGGATCGAGGCCTGCCAGGCCATGGCCTACAAGGCCCGTTTCCGGCCCCATGAGCTGCGGCTCGGGGATGGCTGGCAGGAGGGAATCCTGCCAGGCAGCACCGCCCGGCCGGTAGCCCATCCCCTGGTGGCGTGA
- a CDS encoding nucleotidyl transferase AbiEii/AbiGii toxin family protein: MTRTFEAHLEVLPPAQRRLWPALRPAAALGLVLYGGTAVALHLGHRTSVDFDFFTDQPLDRGALSQAFPFLAEATVLQDQSQTLTILVAAEDHPQEYVKISFFGALGFGRVGEPRLTHDGVLQVASLNDLMATKLKVMLQRVEAKDYRDLAAMIKAGTSVATGLAAGRALFGRAFQPSECLKAMVFFEGGDLQTLSAADREALIQAASAVRDLPAASIVARRLGMGGAAATGR, encoded by the coding sequence ATGACGAGGACCTTCGAGGCGCACCTGGAGGTTCTGCCCCCTGCACAACGGCGGCTCTGGCCGGCGTTGCGGCCGGCCGCCGCCCTCGGCCTGGTGCTCTACGGCGGCACCGCCGTGGCCTTGCACCTTGGCCATCGCACGTCGGTGGATTTTGACTTCTTCACCGATCAACCGCTGGACCGGGGGGCACTGAGCCAGGCGTTCCCTTTCCTGGCCGAGGCCACAGTGCTGCAGGACCAGTCGCAGACCCTCACCATCCTGGTTGCCGCCGAGGACCACCCGCAGGAGTATGTCAAGATCTCCTTTTTTGGCGCTCTCGGCTTTGGCCGTGTCGGCGAGCCCAGGCTGACCCACGATGGCGTTTTGCAGGTGGCCTCTTTGAATGACCTCATGGCCACCAAGCTCAAGGTCATGCTGCAACGGGTGGAGGCCAAGGACTATCGGGATCTGGCCGCCATGATCAAGGCCGGCACCAGCGTCGCCACAGGCTTGGCGGCCGGCCGTGCCCTGTTCGGCCGTGCCTTCCAGCCGAGCGAATGCCTCAAGGCCATGGTGTTCTTCGAGGGTGGCGACCTGCAAACCCTGTCCGCTGCCGACCGGGAAGCGCTGATCCAGGCTGCCAGCGCCGTACGCGACCTGCCGGCCGCCAGCATCGTCGCCCGCCGGCTGGGCATGGGGGGAGCGGCTGCCACCGGCCGCTGA